Genomic DNA from Candidatus Polarisedimenticolia bacterium:
CGGCGTCCGGTACCCGTACGCCAAGTACGCGCAGAGCGCGATCGTCGACTTCATCTACGGCGGCATGGAGAACATCAGCGCCACGACGCAGACGTTCGAGACGATCCACCCGGCGGAAGTGGAGAAAGAGGCGTCCAGCCGCGGCCTGGTGGCCCACGAGCTGGCGCATCAGTGGTGGGGGGATCTCCTGACGTGCCGGGACTGGGCACACGCCTGGCTGAACGAAGGCTTCGCCACCTACTTCGAGAATCTCTACCAGGAGCAGCGCGCCGGCCGGGAGGAGTTCGAATACGAGATGCTCCAGGACGCGCGGGCCTACCTGAAGGAGGATTCGGAGGAGTATCGCCGCCCGATCGTCCAGCCGGTCTACGCGGACGGCATGGATCTCTTCGACAGCCATCTCTACCCCAAGGGGGGATGGAGCCTGCACATGCTCCGCGGCATCGTGGGCGACGACCTTTTCTGGAAGGCGATACACCGCTACGCGGAGGAGCACCGCGACGGCCTGGTCGTCACGGACGATCTCCGGCGGGCGTTCGAGAGCGTCACGGGACAGAGTCTGGTCTGGTTCTTCGAGGAATGGTTCGATCACGGCGGGCATCCCGAGTACGCCCTCCGTCAGGAATGGGACGGACCGCAGAAGGCGATCCGCCTGACGGTGGAGCAGAAGCAGCAGGTGGACGACGTGACGCCCCTTTTCCGGATGCCGGTGAGAATCGAATTCATCGGGAAGGAGCAGACGCGGGAGTTCACGGTCACGGTGGCGCGGGCGACGGAGGAGTTCTCCTTTCCGTTTCCCGAGCCGCCCCGGATGACCCGCTTCGACGCCGGGGCGCGCATCCTGAAGACGCTCGAATTCGAGCGATCCCTGGAAGAGCTGAAGTACCAGCTCGAGCACGATCCCGACGTGGCCGGACGGACTTGGGCGGCGGAGCAGCTCGGCTCGCGAACCCTGGACGCGTCCGCCGCGCTGGGGCTCGCGGCGCGGCTGGAGCGGGAGGAATTCTGGGGCGTGCGGGCCGAGATCGCCAAGAGCCTCGGGAAGATCCGGCTTCCGCAGGCGCGCGACGCGCTGGTCCGGGCCTTGAGGGACGCCGACACCCGGGTGCGGGCGAGCGCCCTGGACGCCCTGGGGCGTTTCCGGGAGGATGCGTCCGCCGCCGCCGCGATCCGCTCCGCCTTCCGGCGGGAAACGAATCCCTTCGTGCGCTCCGCGGCGGCGAAAGCCTATTCCACCGGCCGCGCGCCGGACGCCTTCGCGCTGCTCAAGGAGGCCGCGGCCATCCCGTCCTACAAGGACGTGATCGCGGTCGGGGCCTACGAGGGGATGCAGGAGCTGGGGGATCCGCGCGCCCTGCCGCTCCTGGAGCAGGGCGCCCGCTACGGCCGCCCCCGGCGGCAGCGGGAGGCCGCGATCCGGGCGCTCGGAAAATTGGCGCGCGGCGAGGCGCAGCGCGACGTGGGCGATTTCCTGATGCCGCTCCTGCAGGATCCGTGGATATTCGCCCGGGACGCCGCGATCCAGGCGCTGGGCGACGCGCGGGAGGAGCGGGCGGTTCCGGCGCTCGCGGACGCGGCGCGCGGCGAGATCGATCCGCGCCTGCGCCGGCACGCCCGCAAGGCGGTCGCGGCGATCCGGAGCGCCAAAGCCGGGACCGCCTTGGAGGACTTGCGAGCGAGGATCGAGCAGCTCAAGGAGACGAC
This window encodes:
- a CDS encoding M1 family aminopeptidase, with product MKRTGRSGKTRATSPRSILARSALLAALALSSRPALAQSLAGEKHPRWDEPGIFRHYPRDRSIDVKHMVLALSFDGPKGWVGGDVTFTLSPLAEPLSTVALDSADLRVSKVASPGAPLGFRLSGEQLLVDLGRSVPPGEEVTFTVSYEANPRRGLFFVGPDRAYPEKPRLIYSQGEGEENHWWFPCYDSPNDRATFEQFLTVAEPLTALGNGRLVDVKAGPGGKRTFHFKQEVAAPSYLISVAIGDFDIVRQDYEGIPVEYYVPRGTPREAVLHSFGETPAMMKFFSEKIGVRYPYAKYAQSAIVDFIYGGMENISATTQTFETIHPAEVEKEASSRGLVAHELAHQWWGDLLTCRDWAHAWLNEGFATYFENLYQEQRAGREEFEYEMLQDARAYLKEDSEEYRRPIVQPVYADGMDLFDSHLYPKGGWSLHMLRGIVGDDLFWKAIHRYAEEHRDGLVVTDDLRRAFESVTGQSLVWFFEEWFDHGGHPEYALRQEWDGPQKAIRLTVEQKQQVDDVTPLFRMPVRIEFIGKEQTREFTVTVARATEEFSFPFPEPPRMTRFDAGARILKTLEFERSLEELKYQLEHDPDVAGRTWAAEQLGSRTLDASAALGLAARLEREEFWGVRAEIAKSLGKIRLPQARDALVRALRDADTRVRASALDALGRFREDASAAAAIRSAFRRETNPFVRSAAAKAYSTGRAPDAFALLKEAAAIPSYKDVIAVGAYEGMQELGDPRALPLLEQGARYGRPRRQREAAIRALGKLARGEAQRDVGDFLMPLLQDPWIFARDAAIQALGDAREERAVPALADAARGEIDPRLRRHARKAVAAIRSAKAGTALEDLRARIEQLKETTESLRERMNRLEGEKGKSLP